The window ATATATTCAATTTTACATAATTATTGCCATTATCACACATTCTCaataattaaatcgtctataaggttattatagactttttattattattctcattctgttagaatgttgtcagaatgtttattgagtcgtattctgtcagaataaaaataagtgaaaacgatgtgtgagaacaaaaatgaataagaattagtgagatTGCATAAAAATTGCGATATTTGagtaaggttgaacgtattcgcattaCTAAACAACTGATtatcttagtaattctcatagaataacactgtccacacgtccgcacaataattgtctatccacattataacctagcactatatatatatatatatatatatatatatatatatatatatatatatatatatatatatattacttaggGAATCTGTGGCTGTTATGtacctaatattaggtatagaaccatcaaaaaCTACATAGTTTTCACAAAATGCAATCAAATATCTCTACCATATTTTTTGTATCCTCTATAAGACTAGATGATaggatttgtatatatttttatggagttttaaatatttaattttgcaCCACAAACCATGTATAAAAATAATTATCAACTTCCTATAAgtcttcataatcaaaatttatatAGAAAACTATTGTGAAAGattgaaattgttcattaaaacCCCAATAAACTTCATCCCATAACACATCAAAAAGAACCATGCAAGTATACATATGGTAGGTGTCAAAGAAAGTTATGAAGCTACTAGAGGTCTAATATAAACAACACATTCGAAATACATAGATGTTGGGGATAAATTATGAAATCAAAAATAATATGAGCTCAAATGCAATAGGAGGAAGCTAACAATGAAAACAATatgttttttaatcaaaataaactcaattttaatagttctatacctaatattatTTACATGACAGTCAAATATtcacttttctatatatatatatatatatatatatatatatatatatatatatatatatatatatatatatatatatatatataacacgtctaaaattaaataaaaataataatttagggataatgacttaaaaaggtaaCATATTTTTCGGTTTCTACACGTTTAGTGactgaaagtttttttttttccacaTTTGCCCATTGGACTTGTTGAACTGTTCAAATAACATCCTTATGACCTGCTATCGGAGGTTTAGCCGGTTTCCGGCGTATTTGATACCTCCGTCGATGCCACGATCATCTTCTTCGACGAGTCTTTGGCATTTATGTTTTTTTGGCGAAGATGAACACATCATATCTTTTCAGATTAAAGGCTTCTATTCTCTCCTCTCTTTGTTATGTTTTATCATGAACTCAAGATTTGTGATGAACACACACATATATCCTCATCAGATTAGTGTATGTCTGTTCTACCAAAACCGAGCATGAACACACACATATCTAAAAAATTGCTGCAATAAACCCAGATATGATGTTCAAGCATGAACACATACACACGAACACTTTTGGGGATCGTTTGATTTCTGTGATGAATATAAACACGAtgaacacatacacacatacctTAAAGATCATTTGATTTCTAGAAAAAAGATGAACACACACACATTAATTTTTGTTCAAGAACACACATGGATTTCTTTTCAAGAACTCATACATGCTTTCAAAATAGAAATATGGGAAGAAGATGTTCAAGAACACACACATCGATTTCTAGGAAGAAGATTTTCAATTTGGAGTttgtttgttcttcgtgttcatccAATATAGCGAGAGCAAGGcaaaaaaatacaattttgattttctttttgtgAGCAAAAAGAAAGAGGCTCAATTTTCTTCTAGTAAGCAATAAATTTATGCAAATCGTTGAATGATTTCTTCAATTTTGTTGCAGCTTCGAACACACATgagttaggttttttttttttcaaatgaacACGCAAGAACGATGAAACACAAGAACAAACCCTGATCTTCTTTTTATTTTCCCAGATTAGTGGGTTCTTGAATGGCTTCTTCCACTTTGTTAGAGATTcaaatgtttgtgtgtgtgtttttcttTGGTTTGTATTCATTATTTGTCCAAGTTATTCGATTTGTTAAATACTGAAACAATCTTTATGTTTATGCTCTTGAGTTCATCATATTTGTTTTAGATATATGGATTTATGGATAGGAGCATCATGAGTGTGCTTATGTTCTTGAATAGATTAAGTTGAAGAATGGATGTGTGTGTTCTTGATCCGAAAAACAAAAAATCAATTTGTTTTAGATTTTTGGCCGAAGACTCGCCGGAGATGCAAAGACCGTCAGAAATCGGCTAAATCCACATCAACCGGTCAGGGTAAAATGTGGACAGAAAAACAAGTTTAATGGATAAATGTGAACAAAAAGAATTCAATGACTAAACGTGTACAAACCAAAAAATATGTTAACCTTTAAAATCATTTTACAAAAATAATTGTTGTATTCAAATTAATTCTATCCATATCTTCAGCAAACTACGACAGAGAAATATACTTTAACCTTAAAAATATGAAATGTTATGTGTCCAAAATTTGTATGGTCGTGAAGAGAGATGCATCGAAGAGAGATTCGGATGCATCCAATTAATGGACGTCAAATCTATGTGGCCCCTGGAAAAAGGTAGATAATCAAAGACCCTTTCGTAATTAATTGGCCGACTAGGGGTGTTTTCTTAAACCCCATATCCTTTTCTACCATCCAACCCCGTCAGCCACCGCCGCAGACAACCCCAATATCAGCCGTCAAATCTTAACGTCGTTAAATCTCTAGGTCTTTGAGACACGAGAAGTCTAAAAAGCCAACTGGACTTAATTATCACCTTTGCAATCATTGTCCTAAGGCTCTCCTTCTCTCTCCACCTCACGCCACCATTCTTAATCTTCTCTCCGCCGATGACGGTTCCTCTAGTTCTCCGGCAGCCGCTTTACCAGATGAAGATCTACTTCCTCTCATCTATGAGGTGATTCTACGACCTTTATCTTGCTCCATGAATGTCTACGTGACTTCCATTCTTTATCTTGAATGGTTTTTCTAGATATCAAAACCTTTTATAACTGTTATTGTTGTTTGTATGGTGTTTTAGGTTTGAAGTTTCATACTTTGATTGTTTTCATGCAGGGAATTTGACAGTTCCTAATCAAGTGAAAGCTTTTGTTGTTATAATTTGGTGAGAAGATACTATATTTTTAAATTTGATGGAGATGAACAATCTGAGAACGGAATCTCATGTAGCCCAGAAAAGCCGGCGACATAAGTTGAGATTTCAGCAAAACTCTGACGATCCGAACCACCAACATTTATCACAAGATCCTCACTTTGAAGTTCATAGACCCAGATACGGGTCCATTTCATACGATCCGAATGTATTCCCCTCCGAAATGCTTAATTCAGTTGCTAGTAATCCACAACTTTTGATACCTCCGAACCATGCTTTTGTTTCCCATGAACAAGATTCGGGTTCTGGTTCATCTCCGGCGAATTTTCCCCACTCGGTATCGTCTAAAGTTATCGGCGATAACTCACAAAACGGTGCGAATTGGAAAAGTGTTGTCGCTTCTCAAAACCAACTTCAAGTTAGTAGTGACTGGAATGTTGTTAGTTACTCTAACGTTGCTTCCATGAGTATCGATCAAAGTAACTCCAATTCTCCGATGGTGGTTGACGGCGGAGCCACTTCCAAATCGAGTTACGGGTTTAGTCACGATTTGCAAAACATTCACTTGGGTGATCAGAAAAACTACGGCCAAGTTCCGGCGTTCAGTTCTACACCGTATTACCACAACACTCTACAAGAAATTGTTACATCAGCCACCGTAGGAACCCATGTTCATCAAGGCAAGAACTTTTTAGAGATCAATCAGCCGATTCCGTGTTGGATGAATGCTTCGgaacaattagggtttatagcaaATAGAAGTAATGATCATAGAGAAGGAACTAATGAGAACAACTGCATCACACAGGGCTTATCTTTATCACTTTCATCAGTTCCTCAAGCTAAATCCGAGTTTCCAAACCTACATTCATCTCCCAAACCCTTAAAGAACGATCTTTTAACGAATTCGGACCCAAAACAGTTGACGGGGATCTCTTCTTTTGCTCATCGGAATGTTGGCCCGCTGGGTCCTTTCACGGGTTACGCTACTATTCTTAAGAATTCCAAGTATTTGAAGCCAGCACAAGAATTATTGAATGATAATTGTGATGTTGGGTGTCATGAGTTAGTTCAAGCATGTGACAACACTCACAAGATTCTCGAAGAAGAAATGAGTAGGGTTTCCACCGAGTCTGGTGGCTCCGGTGCTTCATCTTCCACTATTTACGGTTCCAGTGAACATATTTCTGGCCGGAGCAGCTCTCTTTCTGAATCATATCGGCCGGAGTTTCATCAAAAGAAGGCCAAGTTACTATATATGCAGGAGGAGGTATTAATCCCGATTCTCTAATTAATCTTTGTTTCTTTGTGAGTTTCTTTAAATATATGAACGTTTCATCTTTGCCTAGTCAAACTCTCAAATAATCAATCACCCAAGAAaatgaaaacatttttttttgggaGAGCTTCGTATCATTATTGCACTATATACTAGTGTTCAAATTAATATAGTTCGTACGTAGTTTATACTGTTAACTAGTCTCTCATAACCTAACCAGTGCTTTAAAACATGTACTTCAATGGTTTCTGTACACATCTTGTGACTATTCAAAACATGCATTTTGGGTGTTTCTTGCACCCAAATGTGGATCTTTTACAACCATATTTTTTAGTTTGCGAGttacatttttttttctcttattaatttttatgttatgtttcatacgGGATCCTAGTGATAATTTGTGTTTCAAATGTGGATCTTTTACagccatattttttattttatgaaaacttattgtaGTAAATAGaggtaataaattataaatagttAATAGTCGCTCAAAACTTGCAAGAAATAGTTGTACTATGTGAAAAGGGTGTGACACAACATTCCCACCGGATGTTGGTTGACAAACACTTGTACGATGAGTCCATGACTATACTTATCATCTATTTTCACTAGTGAATACTGAATACTATTATTACTCTCTCTGATTTTATAATATGGACGTAAATAGTTACCTTTTCGTTTGTTTTTTCTTGGTCATTCTTTTTTTGCCTTTTTACCTTTCGTCTCGAAAGGGAAAGAGTATAAGAGTATTGCCCTTTCGAGACGTCAATGATACTGTTAATTTCCTCTTATCAATTCAAAATGATCCGTAACATAACGGACCCACGAAAGTACTTTCATAATGGAGAAAACTTAGAATTTTTTGGGGTCAAAATCAGTAAGATTATAATATTGGAGAACTTTCTTATTAATTAATTACAATACCAAATTGATGAACATACTTTCAACTGTAGTTACCCCACTATCGTCACTTTTAATGTCCCTAATCACACCATGATTGACCTTTCACATGCAATGTTCTCCACTCCCATCCAACTTTCCATTCACGAGCCCACAAAAGAAATATATTGTCACAACTATCCTTTACTTCATGTGTTATAACGCATGGTTCTTGGTGTTTGTATTTTTCAAAAGGTATGCCGAAGGTACAAGCAATATAATCAGCAGATGCAGATGGTGATTTCATCTTTTGAAACAGTCGCTGGACTTAGTTCAGCAACTCCATACGTTTCTTTGGCTCTCAAGTCAGTATCACGCCATTTCCACTTTGTTAAGAGTGCAATTTCTGAACAACTTACACAAATGAAGAAGACCTTTGAAGATTTGTGTTCTCCAACCACTGGGACAAATGATTCATTGTCTCAGTTGAAATCCATTGATCATAACTCACAAAGACATGGGAAATCAAGTGGAGGATCAGCAATCTTTGGGAACCAACAACCCGTGTGGCGACCTCAACGGGGCCTTCCTGAACGTGCAGTCTCGGTTCTAAAAGCTTGGCTTTTCGACCATTTTCTTCACCCGTAACACACTATATCC of the Lactuca sativa cultivar Salinas chromosome 6, Lsat_Salinas_v11, whole genome shotgun sequence genome contains:
- the LOC111897736 gene encoding BEL1-like homeodomain protein 8; protein product: MEMNNLRTESHVAQKSRRHKLRFQQNSDDPNHQHLSQDPHFEVHRPRYGSISYDPNVFPSEMLNSVASNPQLLIPPNHAFVSHEQDSGSGSSPANFPHSVSSKVIGDNSQNGANWKSVVASQNQLQVSSDWNVVSYSNVASMSIDQSNSNSPMVVDGGATSKSSYGFSHDLQNIHLGDQKNYGQVPAFSSTPYYHNTLQEIVTSATVGTHVHQGKNFLEINQPIPCWMNASEQLGFIANRSNDHREGTNENNCITQGLSLSLSSVPQAKSEFPNLHSSPKPLKNDLLTNSDPKQLTGISSFAHRNVGPLGPFTGYATILKNSKYLKPAQELLNDNCDVGCHELVQACDNTHKILEEEMSRVSTESGGSGASSSTIYGSSEHISGRSSSLSESYRPEFHQKKAKLLYMQEEVCRRYKQYNQQMQMVISSFETVAGLSSATPYVSLALKSVSRHFHFVKSAISEQLTQMKKTFEDLCSPTTGTNDSLSQLKSIDHNSQRHGKSSGGSAIFGNQQPVWRPQRGLPERAVSVLKAWLFDHFLHPYPSDADKHMLATQTGLTRNQVSNWFINARVRIWKPMVEEIHTLETKGLVDSNTNTNNPPTDDQDTSRMDMSSLTNKQQPECSRNSGSLIMINGQNEPNGQLWEHEKRSRPEFQIPQTTMDRSFTNIMPYPRTTFEAGGVGPVSLTLGLRQNAEHVQQLQQHEHQLRQRFGGQLIHDFVG